The Pan paniscus chromosome 3, NHGRI_mPanPan1-v2.0_pri, whole genome shotgun sequence genome includes a window with the following:
- the LOC117974307 gene encoding uncharacterized protein LOC117974307, with protein sequence MHTSTSSSVTKSYISSQINGEGEQLVHRFTVPGMRMWPACCLILPRTGCTCCSLVYANWLHLLFLCVCPNSWLS encoded by the exons ATGCACACTTCAACCTCTTCTTCGGTCACAAAGAGTTACATCTCATCACAGATAAatg GAGAAGGGGAACAACTTGTCCATCGTTTCACTGTACCAG GCATGAGGATGTGGCCTGCATGCTGCCTGATCTTGCCTAGAACCGGCTGCACCTGCTGTTCTCTTGTTTATGCAAACTGGCTGCACCTGCTATTCCTTTGCGTATGCCCCAACTCTTGGCTATCCTAA